One window of the Candidatus Dependentiae bacterium genome contains the following:
- a CDS encoding ABC transporter permease — protein sequence MKTLGQTSHIFVHFLQRELFVYSKQLKRYITNYVVIYPFLYAIAFAYIQSRAYFGQQDVSMSTLLFAGNIIIPLMGTAFHITFDVFFDLLGNKFITYQTTILHPRLVILARILFAWILVFCLMLPFYPLGKLFLGNFLDTHATNWFYVAIILLASSLMCVSYHMLAAVYFTRTSQIELLWARINLPMFTLGGFWIPRTIIYEFSPTLGTLLYLNPAIYVTEGLRQAIIGGSQFLPLWLCLSALFGFSIVFILLTWHAFKKRIDHI from the coding sequence ATGAAAACATTAGGACAAACATCACATATATTCGTGCACTTCCTACAGCGCGAACTATTTGTATACAGCAAGCAACTCAAGCGTTATATCACCAATTATGTGGTAATTTATCCATTTTTATATGCTATTGCATTTGCCTATATTCAATCACGCGCCTACTTTGGCCAACAAGATGTGAGTATGAGCACCCTATTATTTGCTGGTAATATTATTATTCCTTTAATGGGAACTGCGTTTCACATAACATTTGATGTTTTTTTTGATTTGCTTGGCAACAAGTTTATTACATATCAAACAACTATTCTACATCCACGACTCGTTATTTTGGCGCGAATATTATTTGCATGGATTCTTGTTTTTTGTTTAATGCTTCCTTTTTACCCATTGGGAAAACTGTTTCTTGGTAACTTTTTGGATACACATGCTACCAATTGGTTCTATGTAGCTATTATTTTGCTGGCAAGTAGTCTTATGTGCGTAAGTTATCATATGCTTGCAGCAGTTTATTTTACTCGTACTAGCCAAATTGAGCTTTTATGGGCACGTATAAATCTCCCTATGTTTACCTTGGGTGGTTTTTGGATTCCACGTACCATTATTTATGAATTTTCTCCTACTCTGGGCACTCTGCTTTACTTAAATCCTGCAATTTATGTAACCGAAGGTTTACGACAAGCTATAATCGGAGGCTCTCAATTCTTACCACTTTGGTTATGTCTGAGTGCGTTATTTGGATTTAGTATTGTTTTTATTCTCCTTACTTGGCATGCATTTAAAAAACGCATTGACCATATTTAA
- a CDS encoding rhodanese-related sulfurtransferase gives MGKILLFYKYVHIQYPKQILKWQKKVCKELGLTGRILLGHEGINGTLGGTVENTDKYKEIMNGHPLFDGIDFKEAHGGAEYFPRLYVTVRNEIVHLGVDPEKITPADGGKHLTPDEVHELIKKHPDNLIILDTRNDYEWRIGRFESPNTKTILPDIQNFRELPQYLDEHLNEFKDKEVLMYCTGGIRCERATSYLKSKHVAKEVYQIKGGIQRYTEKYPDGFFRGKNYVFDGRVADKINDDILTTCDICNIAYDEYTNCVNTKCNKHYIACDPCIKTLKNCCSTTCYDLVDKKEVTIRTKPLKVQIGTSCTF, from the coding sequence ATGGGAAAAATTCTACTTTTTTATAAATATGTACACATCCAATACCCAAAACAAATCCTTAAATGGCAAAAAAAGGTTTGCAAAGAACTAGGCTTAACAGGCCGAATCTTGCTTGGCCATGAGGGAATCAATGGAACCCTGGGTGGTACCGTAGAAAATACCGATAAATACAAGGAAATCATGAATGGCCATCCGTTATTTGATGGTATCGACTTTAAAGAAGCACACGGTGGCGCTGAGTACTTCCCACGATTATATGTCACAGTCCGCAATGAAATAGTTCATCTTGGTGTGGATCCTGAAAAAATTACTCCTGCTGATGGGGGCAAACATCTGACCCCAGATGAAGTACATGAACTTATTAAAAAGCACCCGGATAACTTAATTATTCTCGATACTCGTAATGATTATGAATGGCGTATTGGTAGATTCGAATCTCCAAACACCAAAACCATATTGCCAGACATTCAAAATTTCCGTGAACTACCACAATATCTAGATGAACACTTGAATGAATTTAAAGACAAAGAAGTGTTAATGTATTGCACCGGTGGTATCCGCTGTGAACGTGCTACAAGTTACCTTAAATCAAAACATGTTGCTAAAGAAGTATATCAAATCAAAGGTGGTATACAGCGCTATACAGAAAAATATCCTGATGGGTTTTTTCGAGGTAAAAACTATGTATTTGATGGCCGCGTAGCAGACAAAATAAACGATGATATTTTAACAACTTGTGACATATGCAATATAGCATACGATGAATATACTAATTGCGTAAATACAAAATGCAATAAACATTATATAGCCTGTGATCCATGCATTAAAACATTAAAAAACTGTTGCAGCACTACTTGCTATGATTTGGTTGATAAAAAAGAAGTCACTATCCGTACAAAACCACTTAAAGTACAAATCGGCACTTCGTGCACTTTTTAG
- a CDS encoding ABC transporter ATP-binding protein, translating to MPHPILQVKNLTKTYHSRGRTVHALNGISLSIEHGEIFGLLGVNGAGKTTLSSILATLHPPTSGTILFDGVSIYDDVFAYRKALGFCPQYQNLDPYLTVQDNLFFAGRYFLMPEHEIKPRAHALMEELEISRYADFDVHALSGGNKQRVLIARALMHNPKIVLLDEPTVGLDPDIRKKLWAQIRDLKKRGITVILTTHYLDEAEALSDRVCILHQGKVLLIEKVGELKARHHMEKLEDVFLHLMKEQRENQE from the coding sequence ATGCCTCATCCTATTTTACAAGTTAAAAATTTAACAAAAACATATCACTCTCGTGGAAGAACGGTACACGCACTTAATGGTATATCTTTGTCTATAGAGCACGGTGAAATTTTTGGACTTTTAGGTGTCAATGGTGCTGGTAAAACTACCCTATCTTCCATTTTAGCTACATTACACCCACCAACATCCGGAACAATTTTATTTGATGGCGTATCTATTTACGATGATGTATTTGCTTATCGTAAAGCACTAGGTTTTTGTCCACAATACCAAAATTTAGATCCTTACCTAACCGTCCAAGATAACTTATTTTTTGCTGGCCGATATTTCCTGATGCCTGAACACGAAATTAAACCACGCGCACACGCTTTGATGGAAGAATTAGAAATCTCTCGGTATGCAGATTTTGATGTGCACGCGTTATCCGGTGGCAACAAACAACGTGTTCTTATTGCTCGTGCTTTGATGCACAATCCAAAAATCGTATTATTAGATGAACCTACTGTGGGACTTGATCCAGACATTCGCAAGAAGTTATGGGCTCAAATTAGAGATCTGAAAAAAAGAGGCATCACTGTTATTTTAACCACTCATTATCTTGATGAAGCAGAGGCATTATCTGATCGCGTATGTATTTTACACCAAGGCAAAGTACTCCTTATTGAAAAAGTAGGAGAACTCAAAGCTCGTCATCATATGGAAAAACTCGAAGATGTGTTTTTGCACCTGATGAAAGAACAACGAGAAAATCAGGAGTAA